The Rubripirellula amarantea genome includes the window TGTGATTGCGTACTATTTGATGCGTTGGATGATTGAGATCTTTTTCAAAGTACTCAAGAGTGGCTGCAAGATTGAGTCACGTCGTTTCGAGCACATTGACCGCTTCCTGCCCTCGCTGGCGCTGTACATGATCATCGCGTGGCGAAGCCTCTACGTCTGCCGGGTCAGTCGTTCGCACGCTCAAGAATCATGCGAGCGGGTTTATAGCGAAGCTGAGTGGAAGAGCGTGTGGCAGGTGGTTCGCAAGAGTCGCCCACCTCGCAAGCCTCCGACGCTAATGGAGATGACCAAGATCGTTGCGGAACTGGGCGGTTACATCAACCGTAAGAACACCGGGCCTCCAGGCCCTCAATCAATGTGGATCGGCTTGCAAGCCATGCACATCATGGCAACGTGCTGGCTCGCTTTCGGACCTGGAGCGAATCAAAGATGTGTGTAACAACGAGGGCACGGACCTTGTGGCTTCCATTTTGTAAAAACTTGCAAGCCGTGCTCCGTGTGAATGGCTTGGTTATCGGTCTTCATTATTGTGCAGCCAAGCGACCTCTGCAAGCAATTCGGCTCTTCGCTCAAGGTTGTTTGGGTATTCCGTCAGCCAGTGATCCATTGAAGCTAGATACTCCTTGCATGCATCAGAGCTTACGAAATCTGACGCGGCTTTGCGGTCTACTTTAGCGAGCATGCGAAATGCAATAGAGCGACAAGTTGTCAATTCGTGATCAGCCTTGCGGCGTGTTGATTGTAGAAGCTCAGTTAGACGCGTCCGAACAACTTCGGGCGGAACCCCAAGATCACCCAATGCCCAAGTTGCAATTGCGCAAAGTTCGTTGTCGCTACGATCTGTTAGGTTTAGCGTCCATTCAAGGAAGTCTTGATGCAAAGCGTCGGATGCCTCAAACCCTGAATCGCAAATTACGCATCCAATGGAGCGAACCGCCGCAAGCAAAAATCCGTAGTCTCGCTTGTCGATATCACCATCCAGGTCGATCTCTCGGCACATGCGAAACACAGCGGGGAGAAACGTGTGACCGGAGGCCCCAAGGTTCCGAAGTTTTGCGGCGGCGAGCGAGTTCTTCCTTGGGTTTGCCTCGGAAAAGACCTTCGTTACGTAGTCAAGATTGCTAATGTGAACTCAGTCCGATAACGGTTCGGTTCAGCGGGTGGCGGGAGTGCCCATGCAAGTAAACGAAAGCGGCGACCACCGCCACTCCGTTGCAACCGTTGGTTATCCGCTGTGCATTGGTGACCATTCGCTTTCGAGCATTGCATAAGTGTAATCATCGGCCCAGTCGCCGTCGATGAGGTTTGCGTGCACGAAATGGGCTTCGCGTCGCATTCCGATCCGAGCCATAAGTCGCCAGGACCGTTCGTTCCGGGCATCGACTCCGGCGAAAATGCGATGAATCCCCATTCGGGAAAATGCAAAGCCGAGAGCCGCATGCACAGATTCAGTCGCGAGCCCCCGTCCGCAAAACTCGGGGTTAAAGGAGAACCCAAGTTCGCCTTGGCGATCCTCGACGCTAGTTAACGTCAGCTGAATCGAGCCAATAAGGACGCCAGAATTGCGATCTACGGATGCGAGCACGAACGGAACACCAGGGTCACCAAGATAGATATCTGATTGGGATAGGATTAAGTCGGCGACTTGACCCTCACTCCATTCAGGCCAGAACTCAAACTTGGCAGTCTGCGGGTTGCCGTAGATTGCCAGCAACGGCAAGGAGTCGTCCGAGGTCAGCCTACGAAGCGTTACGCGCGGCGACTGGAGTGGAAGGCCATCGTCCATCTGGGTTGTTGATTCCTATGTCGGATAACGACCGCCATCACGGGGTGGCGGGAGTTGACTTTGATTTCAGAAAACGCTGGCCACCGCCACTCCCGTGCATGGCATGGTTCGTCCATCCTGCGTCACAGTTCATCGTCAAACGGTTCATCGAGTAACGCATGATGGAATTGATTCTCGAATAGATCGAAGCCCTCGATTATTCGGCCGAATCGACCGTGACCGGAAAAGCCACCAAGGGCGGCGAGCAAGTATTTAAAGGTATCGAAGTCATGATCATTTACAAGTTGCGACAAGACCATCCTTCGGCCAAGGTCGTTCGTGTTTGCGAACTCTGATTCAAGGTCCGGTGGACAGGGAACAGCAGTCTCGGATTGAGAGGATGCACAAGTCAGCCCAGCCTGAATGATCATTTGCAGGGCAATGCTTCCATCACAGGTTTCGGCAAGTACCAACAGATGGGATGCGGTCGGATACATTGCCTCCGAAGTATCACCCTGATGCTGAACGTCATTGATGATGTCACCGAGTAATTCGTCAGTCATGCCATAACGGTATGCTGTAGCGAGCCATTCAACGACATCCGTTGCTGGCGTGTTATACGCTGTCTTGAGCGAGTTCCAACGATTGTTGTCGAGTGGCAGTGGCATGAACGTTTTATGGACGAACGTTACACATCACCGAGTCGGGACGGTCGATGCTCCATTTGAAAAATCTCGCAAGCCCGACTTCGGTGAATGTGATGGTTACCCGCGATTGCCAGTGTAAATGCGTCGCCCCACAGCGTTGGGGAGCCATAGGCACGTAACGAAAAGTGAGGCCCAAACAAGTCTTTCAGTGTACTCGAAAATGTGTGTTTCGATCAGCAACTCCCTGGTCATTGGGCTTATATCGAATAACCGTACATTGTCGACCGCCTCAAACGCAAACAGAAAAGCTACGTACGCAAGCAATCCCAGTAGCGTCGCTATCGAGAGTTTTCCGCGAAACGATGAAAATACCCAACAGAGTGCTTGGTACGTTGCGGTTGTAAGGAGTAACGCGACACCGATGTTACAAACAAGGCCCAGCGGTGAAACTCGGCCACCGGATGTAGCGGCCCAATGCTGG containing:
- a CDS encoding GNAT family N-acetyltransferase, which gives rise to MDDGLPLQSPRVTLRRLTSDDSLPLLAIYGNPQTAKFEFWPEWSEGQVADLILSQSDIYLGDPGVPFVLASVDRNSGVLIGSIQLTLTSVEDRQGELGFSFNPEFCGRGLATESVHAALGFAFSRMGIHRIFAGVDARNERSWRLMARIGMRREAHFVHANLIDGDWADDYTYAMLESEWSPMHSG